One stretch of Rosistilla oblonga DNA includes these proteins:
- a CDS encoding tyrosine-type recombinase/integrase, protein MAWLQTDPSGNYHISFRFAGRKYKRTLKTKNERQAESRLHRLEENIQLVESGRLELPEGADLPVFLLSDGKLSTTRSPAMRVRLAELFEKYFDGIPDGALEATTVRGMKLHQRHLEKHIGKNFQIDMLTRETLQGYVQARSKASGIRGRRLQPATIKKELVTLRSVWNWALAEGVVAKPYPMKGVRFPKADEKPHFQTWSEIVAQIDRGNLSDADVLDLWDCLFLSRMQVEELLNYVQKTAKHPFIYPMFVAAAHTGARRSELMRSQLVDVSDSHLVLREKKRVRGQRSTRRVPMSKRLSEALSDWRECHPGGTQTFCVPSIARSKKNRSLTLPMTPDEAHHHFQQTLDGSQWSVLRGWHCLRHSFCSCCAAEGLDQRTIDAWVGHE, encoded by the coding sequence ATGGCTTGGCTGCAAACTGATCCGTCCGGCAACTACCACATCAGCTTCCGATTTGCCGGTCGGAAATACAAACGAACGCTGAAAACGAAGAACGAGAGGCAGGCGGAGAGCCGCCTGCACCGCCTCGAAGAGAATATCCAGCTTGTCGAAAGCGGACGCCTGGAGTTGCCGGAAGGGGCCGATTTGCCCGTTTTCCTGCTCTCCGACGGCAAACTCTCCACGACACGATCTCCAGCGATGCGAGTGCGGCTCGCCGAGCTGTTTGAGAAGTACTTCGACGGAATCCCCGACGGCGCATTGGAAGCAACCACAGTAAGAGGAATGAAGCTGCACCAAAGGCATCTTGAGAAACACATCGGCAAGAACTTTCAAATCGACATGCTCACTCGCGAGACGCTGCAGGGCTATGTTCAGGCACGATCCAAAGCAAGCGGAATCCGAGGGCGCCGCCTCCAGCCAGCAACGATCAAGAAGGAACTGGTCACGCTTCGAAGTGTTTGGAACTGGGCATTAGCGGAAGGGGTCGTTGCTAAACCTTACCCAATGAAGGGCGTCCGCTTCCCGAAAGCGGACGAGAAACCACACTTTCAAACCTGGAGCGAAATCGTCGCTCAGATTGATCGCGGCAACTTGAGCGATGCCGATGTCCTGGACCTTTGGGACTGCCTCTTCCTCTCTCGCATGCAGGTTGAAGAGCTTCTGAATTATGTCCAGAAGACGGCCAAGCACCCATTCATCTACCCGATGTTCGTTGCCGCGGCCCATACCGGAGCAAGGCGAAGTGAACTGATGCGATCACAACTCGTCGATGTCAGCGATAGCCATCTGGTGCTCCGCGAAAAGAAAAGGGTGCGTGGCCAGCGATCGACACGCAGAGTCCCCATGTCGAAACGCCTGTCGGAGGCGCTCAGCGATTGGCGCGAGTGTCACCCAGGCGGCACCCAAACGTTTTGCGTTCCCAGTATTGCTCGGAGCAAGAAGAATCGCAGCCTTACGCTGCCCATGACGCCGGACGAAGCACACCACCATTTCCAACAAACCCTCGATGGTTCCCAGTGGAGCGTACTTCGCGGTTGGCATTGTCTACGTCACTCATTCTGCAGCTGCTGTGCAGCAGAAGGCCTTGACCAACGTACGATCGATGCGTGGGTTGGGCATGAGTAA
- a CDS encoding DUF5131 family protein yields the protein MSDTRISWVDYTWNPWIGCSKVSQGCSRCYIETPLRNQGREPFQGPIRCTDTWRNPERWNQNALQLQSCKRVLVGTMSDFFHEGADEWRAEAWETIHRCQALDWFILTKRPECVRERLPANWGEGYPNVWLGVTVERQSCVGRIDTIWDNLAANYFVVAEPLLGTVTFGDRIDKVDWVIAGCESWKGDFRTHMSNSWVRSIRDECDWAGVPFFLKQRYVDGVRKFDGEFDGVIRQDFPRSRRLPTSF from the coding sequence ATGAGTGATACAAGAATTAGCTGGGTTGACTACACTTGGAATCCATGGATAGGTTGCAGCAAGGTGTCTCAGGGGTGTAGCCGTTGCTACATTGAAACGCCATTGCGAAACCAGGGGCGTGAGCCGTTTCAAGGTCCCATTCGGTGCACCGACACGTGGAGGAATCCGGAGCGATGGAACCAAAACGCCTTGCAGTTGCAAAGTTGCAAACGCGTTTTAGTTGGGACTATGTCGGACTTTTTTCACGAAGGCGCTGATGAGTGGAGAGCCGAGGCTTGGGAAACGATTCATCGGTGTCAGGCGCTCGATTGGTTCATTCTGACGAAGCGACCTGAATGCGTTCGGGAACGCCTTCCTGCGAACTGGGGGGAAGGCTATCCAAATGTTTGGCTGGGCGTCACGGTTGAGCGACAGTCCTGTGTCGGTCGTATTGATACGATTTGGGACAATCTAGCTGCCAACTACTTCGTTGTCGCCGAGCCGTTGCTTGGGACTGTGACTTTCGGAGACCGAATCGACAAAGTTGATTGGGTTATCGCGGGATGCGAATCCTGGAAAGGGGATTTCCGAACTCATATGAGTAATTCATGGGTGCGATCGATTCGCGATGAATGTGATTGGGCTGGCGTTCCTTTTTTCCTGAAGCAACGCTACGTCGATGGTGTTCGTAAGTTCGACGGCGAGTTCGACGGCGTTATCAGGCAAGACTTTCCGCGTTCGCGTAGGCTCCCGACCAGTTTCTGA
- the ltrA gene encoding group II intron reverse transcriptase/maturase yields MKRTYYSLYDRLLDRRALARAFEKVRRAKGAPGIDGQAIDAFEADLLGELTRLVSELRSKTYRPSAVRRVSIPKPEGGQRHLGIPTVRDRVVQQALLDILQPIFDPDFHPSSYGYRPGRSCQQAVAKATMFIRRYGLDQVVDMDLSKCFDRLDHGLILSSIRRRVTDGSILNLIKMFLTSGVMNEGVWEATELGSPQGGVVSPLIANIYLDAFDQEMMRRGYRIVRYADDILILCRSKRSAAHAMSVAVEILEGDLKLTVNRDKTHLTSACEGVKFLGVVIGSMHTRIAAEKVAAFKAKVKVITRKNSPVNLEKVIADLNPVLRGWGSYFRMANCKGLYRELARWIRRRLRAKQLALWKKPTRLIRRLRQVGVRGDLQKMRMTAWRTSRSSYASMAISNGFLAELGLFDLTELETGVLPGLT; encoded by the coding sequence ATGAAGCGAACCTACTACAGCCTCTACGACCGACTGCTTGATCGCCGAGCTTTGGCTCGCGCGTTCGAGAAAGTCCGACGTGCCAAGGGTGCACCTGGCATCGACGGGCAAGCGATCGATGCGTTTGAAGCTGATTTACTGGGGGAGCTGACGCGGTTGGTGAGCGAACTGCGGAGCAAGACTTACCGGCCCAGTGCGGTCCGCCGAGTTTCGATTCCGAAACCGGAAGGCGGCCAGCGGCATCTTGGCATCCCAACAGTTCGCGACCGAGTCGTCCAGCAAGCGTTGCTGGACATCCTGCAGCCGATCTTTGATCCTGACTTTCATCCATCAAGCTACGGTTACCGACCGGGCCGCAGTTGCCAACAGGCAGTCGCCAAAGCAACGATGTTCATCCGGCGATATGGTCTCGACCAAGTCGTCGATATGGATCTCTCGAAATGCTTTGACCGGTTGGATCACGGCTTGATTCTCTCGTCGATCCGTCGTCGGGTGACCGATGGCAGCATTTTGAATCTGATCAAAATGTTTTTGACCAGCGGAGTGATGAACGAAGGTGTCTGGGAGGCGACGGAGCTTGGCAGCCCGCAAGGCGGTGTTGTCAGTCCCCTGATCGCCAATATTTACCTGGATGCTTTCGACCAGGAGATGATGCGTCGTGGTTACCGAATCGTTCGGTACGCCGACGACATTCTGATCCTGTGTCGGAGCAAGCGCTCGGCGGCTCATGCGATGAGCGTTGCAGTGGAGATTCTGGAAGGTGATTTGAAGTTGACCGTCAATCGCGATAAGACGCACCTGACTTCAGCCTGTGAGGGTGTGAAGTTCTTGGGCGTCGTGATCGGCAGCATGCACACCCGCATTGCTGCCGAGAAAGTCGCGGCCTTCAAGGCGAAGGTCAAAGTGATCACTCGCAAGAACAGCCCGGTGAACTTGGAGAAGGTCATTGCTGACCTGAATCCGGTGCTTCGCGGCTGGGGCAGCTACTTCCGGATGGCGAACTGCAAAGGTCTGTATCGCGAGTTGGCTAGATGGATTCGGCGACGATTACGGGCCAAGCAACTCGCGTTGTGGAAGAAACCGACGCGTCTGATTCGCCGCTTGCGGCAGGTCGGCGTACGTGGTGACCTCCAGAAGATGCGAATGACCGCGTGGCGTACGTCGCGTAGTTCTTACGCCAGCATGGCCATCAGCAATGGCTTCCTGGCGGAACTTGGCCTGTTTGACTTGACCGAATTGGAGACTGGAGTCCTTCCTGGATTAACCTAG
- a CDS encoding IS256 family transposase yields the protein MNQTKADRTDVPVDNQIDPEVVSFRAQFDQRSPLDEIVREGARRMLQAAIDAEVEAFISLHADRIDERGRRLVVKNGSLPERKILTGAGSIAVTQGRVRDNAPDRSKRVTFSPSVLPSYLRKTKAIEELIPWLYLKGISTGDLGEALQSLVGERAAGLSANVVCRLKEQWCSEYDDWSKRDLSDKQYVYVWADGIHAKVRLEDDANKKQCLLVLMGATPDGKKELIAVLDGYRESEQSWSELLIDLKQRGLKMAPKIAIGDGALGFWAAIRKVFPETREQRCWVHKTANVLNKMPKSVQPKAKGDLHEIWQAETKDDANKAFDHFLEKYGAKYAPACACLKKDRDVLLAFYDFPAEHWSHLRTTNPIESTFATIRLRHRKTKGSGTRRASLAMMFKLAQSASKKWRRLNCHEKITLVTEGRSFKDGIMQDEIAA from the coding sequence ATGAATCAGACTAAAGCAGATCGAACCGACGTGCCAGTGGACAACCAGATCGATCCCGAAGTGGTTTCCTTTCGAGCGCAGTTCGACCAGCGAAGCCCGCTCGACGAGATTGTCCGCGAGGGAGCCAGACGCATGCTGCAAGCGGCGATCGATGCCGAAGTCGAAGCCTTTATCTCCTTGCACGCGGATCGAATCGACGAGCGTGGCAGAAGGCTCGTCGTCAAGAACGGCAGCCTGCCGGAGCGAAAAATCCTCACCGGTGCTGGCTCCATCGCAGTCACTCAAGGTCGAGTTCGCGACAACGCTCCGGATCGCAGCAAGCGAGTCACATTCTCGCCCAGCGTGCTGCCAAGCTACCTGCGCAAGACCAAAGCTATCGAAGAACTGATCCCTTGGCTGTACCTCAAAGGCATCTCCACGGGCGATTTGGGAGAAGCGCTTCAATCGCTCGTGGGCGAGCGGGCTGCTGGCCTGAGCGCGAACGTCGTCTGTCGGCTCAAGGAACAGTGGTGTAGCGAGTACGACGATTGGAGCAAGCGTGATTTATCCGACAAGCAATACGTTTACGTCTGGGCTGATGGCATTCACGCGAAGGTCCGCCTGGAAGACGATGCCAACAAAAAGCAGTGCTTGCTGGTGCTGATGGGAGCAACTCCCGATGGGAAAAAGGAACTGATCGCCGTCCTCGATGGCTACCGTGAAAGCGAACAAAGCTGGAGTGAACTGCTCATCGATCTCAAGCAACGAGGCCTGAAGATGGCTCCGAAGATCGCCATCGGTGACGGTGCGTTAGGCTTCTGGGCGGCGATTCGGAAAGTGTTTCCCGAGACCCGCGAACAGCGCTGTTGGGTCCATAAGACGGCCAACGTTTTGAACAAGATGCCCAAGAGCGTGCAGCCCAAGGCGAAGGGAGACCTGCACGAAATCTGGCAAGCCGAGACGAAGGACGACGCGAACAAAGCGTTCGATCACTTCCTTGAAAAATACGGTGCGAAATACGCTCCTGCATGCGCGTGCTTAAAGAAGGACCGTGACGTGCTGCTGGCATTCTACGATTTCCCGGCGGAGCACTGGAGTCACCTCCGAACGACCAACCCGATCGAGTCCACGTTCGCGACGATCCGGCTTCGCCATCGAAAGACCAAAGGAAGTGGAACCCGGCGAGCAAGCTTGGCGATGATGTTCAAGCTCGCCCAATCAGCATCCAAGAAATGGAGACGCCTGAACTGCCACGAAAAGATCACTCTCGTCACCGAAGGGCGTTCCTTCAAAGACGGAATCATGCAGGATGAGATCGCCGCTTAA